In the Streptomyces spororaveus genome, CCGGACCTTTCGGCGGGGCCGGAGCCACCGCGGAAGGGGCCTCACGCCGGTGTCGCCGGACCCGACCGGGCCCGGCGACATGTTCCGCACCCCCGCGCCCCCGCGCGTCCGCCCGTCAGTGCTCGCGCGGGGCGGGGACCACGCGCTCGACCTCCGGATGGACCGTCAGCAGCTGGCGCATGGCGTTCTCGGCGCCCGTGGCGTCACCCGCGGCGAGGGCCTCGACCATCCGCGCGTGGTGCGCGACGCAGGTCTCGCTCGGGCGGTCGCAGGCGGTGATCGGGCTGCCGGAGACCTGAAGGGCGGCGGAGACGATGCCGGAGAGGTGCTCCAGCATGCGGTTCCCGGCGACCTGGATCAGGAGCGCGTGGAATTCGTTGTCGGCGCGCGCGAAGGTGATCGCGTCGCCCTGGCCGAGGGCGTGGCCCATGATCTCGACCATGTCGGCGAGGCGCTGCTGGATGTCGGGCCGGCCGTGGCCGGCGGCCAGGCGGGCGGCGAGCGGTTCGATGGTCCAGCGGAGCTCACCGAGCTCGCGGCGCTGGTCGTCGCGCTGCGGGCCGAAGGCGCGCCATTCGATGATGTCGGGGTCGAGCAGGTTCCAGTCGGCGACGGGCCGGACCCGGGTGCCGACGTTGGGGCGGGCGCTGACGAGGCCCTTGGCCTCCAGGACCCGCAGCGATTCGCGGACGACCGTACGGGAGACCTCGAAGCGCTGGCCGATCTCCTCGGGAACCAGCGGGCGGTCCGCGCCGAGGTCGCCGGAAACGATCATCTGGCCGAGCTGCTGGACGAGTTGGCCGTGCAGTCCGCGTCCGCGGCTGCCTGCCGCTCGGCGGCCCACGCGGCTCAACTCGACGTCGGCACCGTCCCAGTGGGGTGCTCCGACACGGTCGGACCCGGGGGTCTCCGTGTAGGGATAGCGGTCGAGTTCGCCCGGGCCGGCGAGGCCGGAGTCGGCGTGGCGGGCGGCGGTCATCATGGTGTGCGCAAGGGTACTCACGAATCCTTTGTCGGCCGTGCCTCGACGACCCTTGAGGTCTTTGGTGAAAAGCACACGAAAGGGTGATCGGTGCCACCTACGCAATTGACGACTTATCGTAAAGAAACGGGCCTTTTGCGGGGAGTTGCGGTCCGGTTGACGTGACACGGACCGCAACGGTCCCGTCCGGAGCTTCTCCCGCACCGGAACGATCACCAACGGACCCGGCTGCGCAGTCCGGTGAACCCATAGGCGCACAACAGGACCATCAGCGACAACACCAGCGCGGTCCCGACGGGTTGGGCCATCACCCGGAGGGCGCCCGCCAGCAGGCGGTCGACCTCCGGCGGCCACTGTCCCCAGGCCAGGCCGCGCAGACGGGCCCCGAGCCCGGTCGAGGGGTACGCGGACGAGCCCTCCAGCGCCTTGCGCACCAGCGGGACCACCATCACCGGTACGGCGAGCACCGCGGCCAGTCCCGCGGTGGCGGACCGGAAGACGCCGGAGGCCAGTACGCCGGCCCAGGCGCAGCCGATCAGCAGCCCCGCCCAACTCACCGCCGGGGAGAGCCACTCCGCCGGGGTGCGCAGCGGGCCACTGTCGAAGACCAGCGCGAGGGCGGCGGCGTCGGCCGCCACCGTCAGGGCGCCCAGCAGCAGGGCGAGGGCGGCGCAGACGCCCAGCTTGGCGGTGAGCAGCCCCATCCGGCGGGGCACGGTGCCCCGGTCGGCGGCCAGCGCGGGGTAGCGGTACTCCTCGCCGAAGGCCAGGGCGCCGAGCAGCCCCGCGCCCAGGGCGGCGGGCGGCAGCGGCAGCAGTTCGGGCCAGGCGGCGAGCAGCCGGTTCTGCGGGGTCTGCCCGGCCCGGGCGAGCACCAGGGCGGTGAGGACGGAGGCGGAGACGACGAGGGCGGCGGTGAGGACGGGGGTGGCGGTCCCGAAAACCCGGAGCAATTCGTAGCGCAGGGGACGCAGCGGGCCGCCCACGCGGCGCACGGTCGAGGCCGGGCGCCCGGAGCGGATCTGCCGGGGGTGCTCACCGGGGGCCTCGGAGCCGGACCCGGCGCCGGTGTCCGTGTCGGTCGCGGTGCGGGCGGCGTCGGGCTCCGGCGGGGTTCCGGCCGCGGTGCGCGCGGCCGGGACCGGTACCGCGGGCGCGCCGGCGTCGCCCGTCTCGTCGGCGAGCTGGTGGACCAGCACGCCGTGGCGGAACGCCGCCTCGCCGACCTCGGCGCAGTTGCTGCCGTACACCGACAGGCGGCTGCCACTCTCCGCGACGATCTCCACCGAGCGCCGGGCGGCCCGGGCCTCCCGGCCCAGTACGTCGGCCAGCCGGGCCGCGTGCGGGGTGCGCACGGCGACCCGCGGCCGCAGCCGGGTCCGGGCGAAATCGGCCGCGTCCTGGTCGGCGACGAGCCGGCCCGCGTCGATGCTGACGACACGGTCGGCGCTGCGGGCGGCCTCCTTGGCGTCGTCGGTGGTGAACAGCACCGCACCGCCGAGGGAGGCGTGGCCGCGCAGCAGTCCGTGCAGCCAGCCGCGTTCGCGGGGGGAGAGTCCCGCACCGGGCTCGTCGAGCAGCAGGGTGCACGGATCGGCGAGCAGCGCCGAGGCCAGGGCGACCCGGCGCTCCATGCCCAGCGACAGCGAGCCGAGCCGCTGGTCCCGAAGGCCCGCGATGCCGACGACCTCCAGCATGGTGTCGGCCCGGGAGGCCGGCACCCCGGCGGCGGCGCAGAGCATCCGCAGCTGGTTGCGGACGGTCCGCGCGGGGTTGCCGGGAACATCGCCGAGGAGCACGCCGACCTCACGGCCGGGGTGCGGGATCCGGTGCAGCGCGCGGCCACGGAAGTAGGTGACGCCGCGGCCCGGTTCGAGTTCGAGCATGAGCCGCAGCGCGGTGGTCTTGCCCGATCCGGGCTCGCCGAGCAGGGCGGTCACGTGCCCCGGGCGGGCCTCGAAGGTGAGGTCGTCCACGAGGGGCGGGGTGTTGGGGCGGGGTTTGCTGGTGAGTCCGATGGCCTGGAGCATCGCTTCTCTCGCGGGGGGTGAGACCGCTCAGCGGCAGGGTGGGTACCGCAAGCAAGATAACGCGATATGTCCGATATTCAGCGCAACCGGTCCGATGGAATGCCGATACGGCCGCCGCCGGCACCCCGCACGCCCCGGTGTCAGACCTCCGGACGCAGCATCGGCGGGTTGAGCAGGGTGGCCCCGCCCGCCCGGAACAGCTGGGCCGGGCGTCCGCCCTGACGGGTCGTCGTACCTCCGGCCGGAACCAGGAACCCGGGGGTGCCGGTGACCTTCCGGTGGAAGTTGCGCGGGTCGAGGGACACGCCCCAGACCGCCTCGTAGACCCTGCGCAGCTCGCCGACGGTGAACTCCGGCGGGCAGAAGGCGGTGGCCAGCGAGGAGTACTCGATCTTCGAGCGGGCCCGCTCCACACCGTCGGCGAGGATCCGGTCGTGGTCGAAGGCGAGCCCCGTGGCGGCCTCGTCGGTGTCGGCCAGCACCTCGTCGACCTCGGCCCAGCGCGCGCTGTTGGCGTCTCCCCCGGCCCGGGGCGCGG is a window encoding:
- a CDS encoding FadR/GntR family transcriptional regulator, with the translated sequence MSTLAHTMMTAARHADSGLAGPGELDRYPYTETPGSDRVGAPHWDGADVELSRVGRRAAGSRGRGLHGQLVQQLGQMIVSGDLGADRPLVPEEIGQRFEVSRTVVRESLRVLEAKGLVSARPNVGTRVRPVADWNLLDPDIIEWRAFGPQRDDQRRELGELRWTIEPLAARLAAGHGRPDIQQRLADMVEIMGHALGQGDAITFARADNEFHALLIQVAGNRMLEHLSGIVSAALQVSGSPITACDRPSETCVAHHARMVEALAAGDATGAENAMRQLLTVHPEVERVVPAPREH
- a CDS encoding ATP-binding cassette domain-containing protein, which translates into the protein MLQAIGLTSKPRPNTPPLVDDLTFEARPGHVTALLGEPGSGKTTALRLMLELEPGRGVTYFRGRALHRIPHPGREVGVLLGDVPGNPARTVRNQLRMLCAAAGVPASRADTMLEVVGIAGLRDQRLGSLSLGMERRVALASALLADPCTLLLDEPGAGLSPRERGWLHGLLRGHASLGGAVLFTTDDAKEAARSADRVVSIDAGRLVADQDAADFARTRLRPRVAVRTPHAARLADVLGREARAARRSVEIVAESGSRLSVYGSNCAEVGEAAFRHGVLVHQLADETGDAGAPAVPVPAARTAAGTPPEPDAARTATDTDTGAGSGSEAPGEHPRQIRSGRPASTVRRVGGPLRPLRYELLRVFGTATPVLTAALVVSASVLTALVLARAGQTPQNRLLAAWPELLPLPPAALGAGLLGALAFGEEYRYPALAADRGTVPRRMGLLTAKLGVCAALALLLGALTVAADAAALALVFDSGPLRTPAEWLSPAVSWAGLLIGCAWAGVLASGVFRSATAGLAAVLAVPVMVVPLVRKALEGSSAYPSTGLGARLRGLAWGQWPPEVDRLLAGALRVMAQPVGTALVLSLMVLLCAYGFTGLRSRVRW
- a CDS encoding NUDIX hydrolase, encoding MSPYDPSAYPPFAVTVDLVVLTVRRHALCALVVRRGEQPFQGRWALPGGFVRGDEDLAGAAARELSEETGLCAHDPALPGAGNGAHLEQLATYGDPKRDPRMRVVSVAHLVLAPDLPAPRAGGDANSARWAEVDEVLADTDEAATGLAFDHDRILADGVERARSKIEYSSLATAFCPPEFTVGELRRVYEAVWGVSLDPRNFHRKVTGTPGFLVPAGGTTTRQGGRPAQLFRAGGATLLNPPMLRPEV